ggaaaacaaaagaagcaaaaagacCACCCACGTCATATGGTTGCAACCATGAACCAGTTCCACCAATCGCCAACAAGAATAGCAATGTTGCCACCCATTCTCTTGCGCGAGAGCTAAAAGGTGCTGCATATCACCGTCGTTTGGGCAATATCCTAGATGCGCGCGTCCTTTGCAGCTCGTACAGGTCGTTCGACTACAACTGGGACATGTGGCTACCTCACCCTCGATATGCGATGTATTGATGAAAGTGGAGCACTCAGGAGCGTAGCAGTATGTTCTGTTTGGAGTCTCGAActcgattttcttcttctcatacCGTTGTATGAGGTCAGACTTGAGGAATATGCGTGCAATGTTCACGTTGATAGGCTGTCTGCAGCAGCGCGGGGGGAACAGCGACTCGTCCGTCATCGAGGCATTGAACAGATCTTCTAAACAGGAACGACAATACTCGTGACAACACGGTACACGGGCGATGTTGACAAATTCCACTTCGTCTCTGCAGGCTACACAGCGATGCAGTGGGATTGACCGACGGCCACGTTGAGCGGCCCAAGCAGATGATTCAGCTTGTTCAGTCTCTTCCCTTGCGGTCCCCACCCCGTGATTGTCCTTGTAGCCTTCCAGACCAGACATGTACAAGATCCGGAGTTTATCCAAAGTCTCAGCGTCTAGGGTCGTCGATTCTTCTGGATGTGCTTGGTGATCCCCCGGAGCCAGAGAACATCCATCCTCCGTCCAGCGACAGGCAATGTTCCGATCTTTGACtgcattctcttcttccaggaCACTATCATCCAGAATATTTCCATCCGCTTGGACCGCGGCAGCAAAACTCATGGCCATCCGCCTATCCAAGAGAAATTGCGAAACACTTTCCAACTCTTCATTCTGTAACTGAAATGCCAGCTCCTCATCTGTGGGCTCTCGGGATTTACCTTTAGAAGATTCGAAATAACAACCGGCATCTTCGAGCTGTAGCTGAACGATCAGATCAGCCGTAGACTGGTCGACTCCTGATTCAAGTACGCAAGCCATCTCTACTGGACGATATTTGATAGAGCCTATGTGGGCCAAAGGCGCAAGTAGAGTGTGTTTTGGGGCGGGGTAGGGCAGGTTCCCGGGTTCAAGTTTCAACCCCCGGTATTGTTATTTATTACAACCAGCATTTTACCAAAATTGCCACTACTATATAGGCATATTAAATcgattttttatatatatagatttctatatatattaaatatataaattacctattaaaaaattctaaaaataccTAGTTCCTGAAAAAGCTTAATTTTcaaaatttttaaaaaggtgccctatatatatatgtaagAGACTAACAACGAATCAGACAACAGAACCACAACAACAGGAGTGGAAAAAAGACAACTTTTATAGCCAGGGTCCGGTATCTCTTACAGATACCAACTTGTTTTAGAATGCCATCCGCGTTGAAATGTTGCCATGAACTATACATGAGCTCTAGCTTCTATTCAGTTTGGAAAGAATCAATACAATCaaagattgaaaagaaagaaaggactgTACTTGAGAATGGAATCAAGTCCACAAGTAAACTTGACACACACCCTCTCGGATTCCTTCAGTCATTCGAGTAGGAAAAAATGAAGAGCCTACGAAAAGGGACCCGCCAACTTGTATCCATTGCCATATCAGGTGGCGAATGGCAGCCAACCTTTGATAAGGGAAAGCAAGGCAGCCAGAAAAGAGAGCTTCGTTTTGTAACACAGCCCTGAATTGGTAACCCATTCGGAATGTTCTTTGGTCGTAAGAGAGATTGGTAGGTGGTCTCAAGGTGGACGATATCGCGCCACTCTTCTACATACAGTACTGTCATTGAATGGGAGCTTTGAAGGGATTAATAACCGCAATCCAACGGCTTGATTTGTGCAGGCGGCGGACCGTCCTATCTTCTTGGTAAGCACATTAGACTCATGAATCTTACTAGCAATCATCACTCACGGTCTATTTATTAACATTTCTGTCAGCACTGATTCATAGTAGGGATGCCAGTTGATCTAGTAGCTTATCACTCACGTAGcagatttcttcttcttgaagagaATAAGTTCCTGTCAGATCTTGGTAAACAGGAACTCGATATGTTCGTTCGTTGCGAGTCTATTTGTTCTGTATCAGCATCGCCGGTATACCCTGCCCATATAGTTGGGACCATTACTCACAACAAAGATGACATAGTTAATACCGTTCACAATCTGCTTGGTGACAGCGTAAATATTCATATCGCCGAGTTTGTCTACAGCAGTTTGTATGGCACCACGTGTCCCGTCGACATTCGTACAGTCGTCATTGGAGAAAGAGCCGGGAACAGGGTCTGCTGATGGAATACCATAATTCTCGACACATTTCTTGTCGAAGGTGTCGAGGTCCTGGGATGAGACCAAGACGGTACAGAgcagggaggagaagatggtggttAGGGAGACACGCATATTGGGTATATAGTGGTCTTTGGCACTAGTCGTAGCTCTTGTGACTTTCGAGATTTTCCAGGTTGAAGAAATTTCCTCGTTTTCTGTGAGATTTAGCACGTCTTAAAAGAAACGAGATGATCTCCGTTATTAAGTAGAAATCTAGTCATTTGACAAAACTATGCAACAGCATTCAATAGTTTGCTCTAGAGAAGACTTGGCAGGTAATGGCTATCAATATAGTATCGATAGTTGAGAGTGGGTATTTCACTAGTGAAGTGTGATGTGTTCGATGGTCCTGTTCTTGAAAAGAAGTATATTTATTCCCTAGGACAAAAGAGGACATATGCCTTGCTAATTATGTATAATGATCTGCGGATCATCCACTAGTAAATCTAAGCTTTCTCTTCCGTGTAATCTGGCCCAATTGTATAACCTGGAACAGCTGTTTCTATACGCTACCCTGATGACGCTATTGGGAATAGTATATGGGGCTTGTCAGTAACGTTGTTGAGTCAAAGATCACTATTCTCCTTCACAGAGACAAGTTACGACGGGATGAAACCCAGCAAACCAACGGACTACCTACTCATCTCATCACCCATATaccaaaaagagaagaaaaggatatCTACAAGTCAACAGATCCATCAGAATCAACAGTCAACGGCCCCTTCTTAACCATCATCGTAAGAATCTCATAAAGCACATCCGCGGCAGCCCTATCCACAACCCATTAGCAAACACAAACCCAGGCAATTCAtttccaacaacaaccaaagaaaggaaggaaagagggaaagggacATACATAGTCGACAGCTCCGCATTAGTATCATAAGCAGGTGCAACCTCCACGATATCGGCCCCGATGAGATTCAACCCGTCTAGACCACGGATGATCGTGCGCAGTTCGCGGGTTGACCAGCCACCTGTTTCAGGGGTGCCGGTTGCGGGGGCATCTGTATTTTCATTGTCTTGTTAGCCATTGTTTTGTAGATCGGTAGGTTCACTCCCATTATGAAGAGAGGTGGGTAGGTATGGTGGTATGTTGGCGTGGACTGGTTTTGAAAGGACTTACAGGCAGGATCCAGCGTGTCGATGTCGATGGAGAGGTAAACGGGGTTTTCGGTACCGACGCGGTCGCGGATTCTTTTGATTATACCGTCCGTGCCTTGTTCTTATTAGTTGTGGTTTTATTTGGGGGCTATTGTTGTGCTTtggtggaggatatggatgattaaggtggagaggaggggaagtATATACCGATGGTGTCAATCTCCCTAGCCTCTACAATCTCAAACCCACAGTATCCATCATTCTCATAATCCGAGGGACCTGAAAGAGTAGTCCGGATACCAGCGTGAATATTCGTGTCGTTCTTAAGAAGGCCTTCCATCGCCGCATGGTAGAAGTAAGTTCCATGGTTAACGGAAGCGACCTGGCTTGGGGAGCCACCGAAGACCTTTGGTTTCCAGGAGTCGCTGTTGAATGTTAGCTCTGGGATACAGAATAGTGGAGATGTGTCGTTAAGGACATACAGATGGCTATCGAAGTGAATGACACTGACGGGGCCATAGGCCTTGTTGATACTGCGCAGCAGGGGCAGCGTGATGGTGTGATCACCTCCTAGGGTGATGACGCGGGGAAGGGTCTTGCCTGCTCGAGAGAGGCCATATTCGTTTGCGTCGGTGAAGGGCTTACGCATCAGGATGCTGTTGTGGCCTTCTTCGATTTGCTGGATTGCCCAGGCGTTGTCGTAGCTGGGGTTTGTTTGTTAGTTTGGAGATTTCTTTCCGGCTGTAAGTGGATGGATATTGGGCATACGAGGTGACGGGAATGTCGCCGCAGTCTATGACTTTCAGATCACTGACAAAGGGGTTGGCTTCTAGGGGGACGTTGTAGCCACCGCTGAAGGGTATGTCTGTTAGTCTTGATCATTCTGATGGTCGGTGGAAAGGCGTACTAGAGATTGAGACGGCGTGAGCCTTGTCTGATGCCGCTGGGACCAAATCTGGCACCGGGTCTGTAGGAGGTGCCGGTGTCAAAGGGGGCACCTGTACTATGTTAGTTATTTCTTGGACGAAATAGTGGAAGCTGATGCTCTGGTCATACCTATGAAGGCAATATCATACTTCTCATCCTCGCTGGAGAGACAGGGAAAGTAGGGCAAGCGAGCGAAAGTCGAAATGCCTGAGAAGACAGAATCGGCCTGAGACCGTCAGCGTGAATGTATACAAAGTATAGGTCGTAGCTTCACACATACCTGAGTACCACCATCTCCTGGCAAGGTGTTATACCACAGTTTCTGGTGCGGACCAGACATGGGGGTTTGGTGCTTGCCATGGGCGGAAGCCACAGCAGACAGAGCGAGAAGGCTCACTGTTGTGACGAGCATGTTTGCACTGATACTCGATATGGTTGAGAAGAGAGAATGACAGATTCAATACTGATTTGATTGGAAGATTGGGATCTATTTTCTTGTATGATGGAGGGAACAAATCTGCTATTTATGTGACCCTTTCACGGTAATCATAATCTTCATCCCCTCAAATCACCCTCCCCTCGCCTACTCCCGACCAACTATAGCCCTGGTAAACCCATACTTTTGCTTTGACTACTTCTTTTGTGCAATGTTCGAGATCAGGTAATCACCACTTGCGTCTCGGGATCCACGAATGGACCAACCATACTGAACCAGTCAAGGACAGAGGAGAGACACCGATAAACCTTCGAAGTTCAGTCGGATAAGATCAATGAGATACTTTTGGCATCTACTCCACTCCCTACAACTTCCTACTTTGGAGGGTACAGGAGGTGGGACAGCTTGAGgatttattatctatctGAATATGCAGCCGAATGCAAGAGTTGCGATCCAGTTTCCCAAAACGGAAAGTTTGGGGAGAAGATACACGAGAAAACCTTCATGATGTAAGCCCAGGAAGGGAAATTAGATTTAGTAAAGGTTACTAAGACTGTTAGTGATCCAGGTTATCAGAGCTGTTCTTATCGCCATCCTGAATCTCTCATATGAGTGGACGATCGGCTTCTTATCAATGCACGACCACTAGCTTCAACTTCTAGAACGTCTGGTTTGTCCTCGGAGAAATTGACATTCTTCAGTCTGGGGTACAGTGACATAGACAATAATGAACAACTCTGCCATACTTCCTATCTCCATACAGTCTACTCTACAGTCCATCCTCCAATCGCTCATGCACATCCATACGCGAAAACGCCTTATCCACCTCCTTGTTCCAATTACTCAGGGCCACGATCATCCACTCCAACGCCCCCACCAGATACAAGGCAATACATTGTCCCACCCACAGACCCTTGAGACCCCAGCCATGAAACGCCAGCCAAATGCCGAGCGGCAGCGCACCACAGTAATAGCTAACCAGATTAACCATCGCTCCGACATGCTGTCGACCCATACCACGAAGACTGCCCCCGCAGCTGCCATTCAAGCCATCTGCAATCTGGAATAGTGCAACATACGGCAGTACGTCGGCGGTTAGGCGCACAACTCGCTCGTCCGAATTGAAGATCTTCGCAAAATCATGCCGTGTTCCCATCAGCACAGCCAGTACTACCCCGCCGAGGAGAATGCTGAGCCAGGCCGCCGTATTCGCTGCTTTGGCTGCTCCCGGTGCGTTCCGAGAGCCCAGCAGGTTGCCCACTCGTGCCGACGTGGCGACGCCTACTCCAAACGGGATTGTGTTGAGTACTTGATCTGCGGTCATGATAACGCTTTGCGCGGCCAATGCGATGGTCCCCAGTCGGCCTGCTGCCAGGGCCACAATCTCGAACGCCCACCATTCCGTGCCAACGTGAATGACACCCAGGAAAGCTAGGCGGGCAAAAGTACCCAGGTTCTGGAACGCCTCTCGCGACCATCCGCCCCAGCATTCGGACCCGGCAATGAACCGGGCATAGAGGACTAACAAGATAAAAGACAGCCAATACGAAATGCCAGTGGCGAACGGCGCTCCGAGTAAACCCATCCCAAAGGTGTAACAGAATAGGTAGTTGAGAAGGGCATTAAAGGGGGATGTAATCATTAACACATACGTTCCTGGACGCATGATGCCTGGAAAATAGCAACGTTAGTGACTGGGTTCAGAGGCGGCACAATCAGTCGGGTCTTACCTTGAGCTTGCAAATACTTCTTCATCACTTcgaaatagatatatcccAAACCACCTGGAATCAAGCAGGTCAAGAATCTCGCACTGTCCCTTGACAGCTGGGGATCTTGACCCAGAAGCAGGAAGACGGGCTCCGAACATGCCCAAAGGATAGCAACGGGAATGTAGAAAAGACTCAGAACGAAAAAGCCCCTCTGCAGCAAGATACCAAGATCATGCTTGTTTGAGCTCCCCGTGAACGTCGACGAGGCCAACGTATCGA
This DNA window, taken from Aspergillus flavus chromosome 5, complete sequence, encodes the following:
- a CDS encoding IBR finger domain protein; the protein is MACVLESGVDQSTADLIVQLQLEDAGCYFESSKGKSREPTDEELAFQLQNEELESVSQFLLDRRMAMSFAAAVQADGNILDDSVLEEENAVKDRNIACRWTEDGCSLAPGDHQAHPEESTTLDAETLDKLRILYMSGLEGYKDNHGVGTAREETEQAESSAWAAQRGRRSIPLHRCVACRDEVEFVNIARVPCCHEYCRSCLEDLFNASMTDESLFPPRCCRQPINVNIARIFLKSDLIQRYEKKKIEFETPNRTYCYAPECSTFINTSHIEGEVATCPSCSRTTCTSCKGRAHLGYCPNDGDMQHLLALAQENGWQHCYSCWRLVELVHGCNHMTCRCGAQFCYNCGERWKSCSCEQWDEHRLLARAYQIIDREANPPLDDAASDISEPESNVAVVGAAGAWPQQVLDTGHLPETYETQEEEPRAAAAAETPAFIEERPALRAQTERDLLVAQTIQELRENHECTHDRWKFVRGPHRCEECYHRLPEYIFECRQCRLQACNRCRRNRL
- a CDS encoding arginase family-domain-containing protein, translating into MLVTTVSLLALSAVASAHGKHQTPMSGPHQKLWYNTLPGDGGTQADSVFSGISTFARLPYFPCLSSEDEKYDIAFIGAPFDTGTSYRPGARFGPSGIRQGSRRLNLYGGYNVPLEANPFVSDLKVIDCGDIPVTSYDNAWAIQQIEEGHNSILMRKPFTDANEYGLSRAGKTLPRVITLGGDHTITLPLLRSINKAYGPVSVIHFDSHLDSWKPKVFGGSPSQVASVNHGTYFYHAAMEGLLKNDTNIHAGIRTTLSGPSDYENDGYCGFEIVEAREIDTIGTDGIIKRIRDRVGTENPVYLSIDIDTLDPAYAPATGTPETGGWSTRELRTIIRGLDGLNLIGADIVEVAPAYDTNAELSTMAAADVLYEILTMMVKKGPLTVDSDGSVDL
- a CDS encoding putative membrane protein, putative efflux pump — protein: MYRQRSPRYGDTPNIEEEPTEYTSLLPKPTDLDSSEDPGCYESHDSDDEGWRQYLTELWILFKGSIPVILAYTLQNSLQTVSVLIVGRSSPENLATTAFSLMFAMITAWMIALGGTTALDTLASSTFTGSSNKHDLGILLQRGFFVLSLFYIPVAILWACSEPVFLLLGQDPQLSRDSARFLTCLIPGGLGYIYFEVMKKYLQAQGIMRPGTYVLMITSPFNALLNYLFCYTFGMGLLGAPFATGISYWLSFILLVLYARFIAGSECWGGWSREAFQNLGTFARLAFLGVIHVGTEWWAFEIVALAAGRLGTIALAAQSVIMTADQVLNTIPFGVGVATSARVGNLLGSRNAPGAAKAANTAAWLSILLGGVVLAVLMGTRHDFAKIFNSDERVVRLTADVLPYVALFQIADGLNGSCGGSLRGMGRQHVGAMVNLVSYYCGALPLGIWLAFHGWGLKGLWVGQCIALYLVGALEWMIVALSNWNKEVDKAFSRMDVHERLEDGL